A genome region from Crossiella equi includes the following:
- the car gene encoding carboxylic acid reductase: MTSISTARERLARRIAHLYATDPQFAAARPDPEVARAMAEPGLRLPGLVRTALAGYADRPALGERATEHVTDPATGRTTRALLPAYTTVSYGQVHERVRTLAAALAGDPLKPGDRACVVGFASVEYAVLDLTLLRLGVVAIPLQSSAPPELLRPIVAEAGPSLLAASVDSLDTAVELALSAHRPRRLVVFDHDPAVDEHRETYDRARARLAGSSVCLETLAQALDRGRTRPPAPEHVPEEDNPLTVLIYTSGSTGAPKGAMYPERLVANFWRHSTNALAANRGAQVADPSIVLVFMPMSHLMGRAIMYSALGSGGTAYFAASSDQSTLLEDLALVRPTNLELVPRIWEMLFQHCQSRLHRTGDEAAVLAEIRERLLGGRYLSALTGSAPISPELRAWAEELTGLHVVEGYGATEVGLVLRDGVVASPPVREYKLADVPELGYFSTDHPHPRGELLVKTDTLFAGYYQRPETTAAVFDADGFYRTGDIFAQTGPDRLVYLDRRNFVLKLSQGEFVAVSKLEAVFAESTLVRQIYVYGNSARSYLLAVVVPTEDALAEHGPAGLKRALGQSLRAVAQAAGLQSYEIPRDLLVETTPFSRANGLLTDLGKLARPNLAGRYGPALEQHYQDLAQAEVDELRALRAEGADGPVLDTVRRAAAALLGAAEAELGPDAHFTDLGGDSLSALTFANLLRDIFAVQVPVGVIISPATDLAALAAHVEALRTHGAKRPTAAAVHGEGATSVRAADLTLDKFLDQATITAARTLPGPRPEVRTVLLTGATGFLGRYLALEWLARLAPVGGRLVCLVRAKDDQAARARLDRTFDTGDPELLAHYRALAADHLEVLAADKGEPNLGLDGHTWQRLAEDVDLVVDPAALVNHVLSYEQLFGPNVVGTAELIRLALTTRRKPYTYVSTVGVGQGMAAADFVEDNDIRQASATRALGSDYANGYASSKWAGEVLLREAHEHCGLPVAVFRCDMIMADTRYTGQLNLPDLFTRMMLSLLATGIAPASFYQPAPDGTRPHHDGLPVDFIAEAITTLGVQAGFRTYHVSNPHDDGISLDTYVDWLVEAGHRIERIPDHATWLARFEAAMRALPEPRRSHSLLPLLHNHQEPEVPRNTGMAPAERFRAAVREARIPPDKDIPHITPSVIVKYADNLRQLGLL, encoded by the coding sequence ATGACGTCGATCAGCACCGCCCGGGAGCGGCTCGCGCGCCGCATCGCGCACCTCTACGCCACCGACCCCCAGTTCGCCGCCGCCCGCCCCGACCCGGAGGTGGCGCGGGCGATGGCGGAGCCCGGACTGCGGCTGCCGGGCCTGGTGCGCACCGCCCTGGCCGGGTACGCCGACCGCCCCGCGCTGGGCGAACGCGCCACCGAGCACGTCACCGACCCGGCCACCGGTCGCACCACCCGGGCGCTGCTGCCCGCCTACACCACGGTCTCCTACGGCCAGGTGCACGAGCGCGTGCGCACGCTCGCCGCCGCCCTGGCCGGGGACCCGCTCAAGCCCGGTGACCGCGCCTGCGTGGTGGGCTTCGCCAGCGTCGAGTACGCCGTGCTCGACCTGACGCTGCTCCGGCTCGGCGTGGTCGCCATCCCGCTCCAGTCCTCCGCGCCGCCCGAGCTGCTGCGCCCGATCGTGGCCGAGGCCGGGCCGAGCCTGCTCGCGGCCAGCGTGGACTCCCTGGACACCGCCGTCGAGCTGGCGCTGTCCGCGCACCGGCCCCGCCGCCTGGTCGTATTCGACCACGATCCGGCCGTCGACGAGCACCGCGAGACCTACGACCGGGCCCGCGCCCGGCTGGCGGGCTCGTCCGTGTGCCTGGAGACCCTGGCGCAGGCCCTGGACCGGGGACGCACCCGGCCCCCGGCTCCGGAGCACGTGCCCGAGGAGGACAACCCGCTGACGGTGCTGATCTACACCTCCGGCAGCACCGGCGCGCCCAAGGGCGCCATGTACCCCGAGCGCCTGGTGGCCAACTTCTGGCGCCACAGCACCAACGCGCTGGCGGCCAACCGCGGCGCGCAGGTCGCGGATCCCTCGATCGTGCTGGTGTTCATGCCGATGAGCCACCTGATGGGCCGCGCGATCATGTACTCCGCGCTGGGCAGCGGCGGCACCGCCTACTTCGCGGCCAGCAGCGACCAGTCCACGCTGCTGGAGGACCTGGCGCTGGTGCGGCCGACCAACCTGGAGCTCGTGCCCAGGATCTGGGAGATGCTGTTCCAGCACTGCCAGAGCCGCCTGCACCGCACCGGTGACGAGGCCGCGGTGCTGGCCGAGATCCGCGAGCGGCTGCTGGGCGGCCGCTACCTGTCCGCGCTGACCGGCTCGGCCCCGATCTCCCCGGAGCTGCGCGCCTGGGCGGAGGAGCTGACCGGCCTGCACGTGGTCGAGGGCTACGGCGCCACCGAGGTCGGCCTGGTGCTGCGCGACGGCGTGGTGGCCAGCCCGCCGGTGCGGGAGTACAAGCTGGCCGACGTGCCCGAGCTGGGCTACTTCAGCACCGACCACCCGCACCCGCGCGGTGAGCTGCTGGTCAAGACCGACACGCTGTTCGCGGGCTACTACCAGCGGCCGGAGACCACGGCGGCGGTCTTCGACGCGGACGGCTTCTACCGCACCGGCGACATCTTCGCCCAGACCGGCCCGGACCGGCTGGTCTACCTGGACCGCCGCAACTTCGTGCTCAAGCTGTCCCAGGGCGAGTTCGTCGCGGTCTCCAAGCTGGAGGCGGTGTTCGCGGAGAGCACACTGGTGCGCCAGATCTACGTCTACGGCAACAGCGCGCGCTCCTACCTGCTGGCCGTGGTGGTGCCCACCGAGGACGCCCTCGCCGAGCACGGCCCGGCCGGGCTCAAGCGGGCGCTGGGCCAGTCGCTGCGCGCGGTCGCGCAGGCCGCGGGCCTCCAGTCCTACGAGATCCCGCGCGACCTGCTGGTGGAGACCACGCCGTTCAGCCGCGCCAACGGTCTGCTCACCGACCTGGGCAAGCTCGCCCGCCCCAACCTGGCCGGGCGTTACGGCCCCGCGCTGGAGCAGCACTACCAGGACCTGGCCCAGGCCGAGGTGGACGAGCTGCGGGCCCTGCGCGCCGAGGGGGCCGACGGCCCGGTGCTGGACACCGTCCGCCGCGCGGCCGCTGCCCTGCTGGGCGCGGCCGAGGCCGAGCTGGGCCCGGACGCGCACTTCACCGACCTGGGCGGCGACTCGCTGTCCGCGCTGACCTTCGCCAACCTGCTGCGCGACATCTTCGCCGTCCAGGTCCCGGTCGGTGTGATCATCAGCCCGGCCACCGACCTGGCCGCGCTGGCCGCGCACGTCGAGGCGCTGCGCACGCACGGGGCCAAGCGCCCGACCGCGGCGGCGGTGCACGGCGAGGGCGCGACCTCGGTGCGGGCGGCCGACCTGACGCTGGACAAGTTCCTTGACCAGGCCACGATCACCGCCGCGCGCACCCTGCCCGGCCCGCGGCCGGAGGTCCGCACCGTGCTGCTGACCGGCGCGACCGGGTTCCTGGGCCGGTACCTGGCCCTGGAGTGGCTGGCACGGCTGGCCCCGGTGGGCGGCAGGCTGGTCTGCCTGGTGCGCGCGAAGGACGACCAGGCCGCCCGGGCCCGCCTGGACCGCACCTTCGACACCGGCGACCCCGAACTGCTGGCCCACTACCGGGCCCTGGCCGCGGACCACCTGGAGGTCCTGGCCGCGGACAAGGGCGAGCCGAACCTGGGCCTGGACGGGCACACCTGGCAGCGCCTGGCCGAGGACGTGGACCTGGTGGTGGACCCGGCGGCGCTGGTGAACCACGTGCTGTCCTACGAGCAGCTGTTCGGCCCGAACGTGGTCGGCACGGCGGAGCTGATCCGGCTGGCGCTGACCACACGGCGCAAGCCCTACACCTACGTCTCCACGGTGGGCGTGGGCCAGGGCATGGCCGCGGCGGACTTCGTCGAGGACAACGACATCCGCCAGGCCAGCGCGACCCGCGCCCTCGGCTCGGACTACGCCAACGGCTACGCCAGCAGCAAGTGGGCGGGCGAGGTCCTGCTGCGCGAGGCCCACGAGCACTGCGGCCTGCCGGTGGCGGTCTTCCGCTGCGACATGATCATGGCCGACACCCGTTACACGGGCCAGCTCAACCTGCCGGACCTGTTCACCCGCATGATGCTGAGCCTGCTGGCCACGGGCATCGCCCCGGCCTCCTTCTACCAGCCCGCCCCGGACGGCACCCGCCCCCACCACGACGGCCTGCCGGTGGACTTCATCGCCGAGGCGATCACCACCCTGGGCGTCCAGGCGGGCTTCCGGACCTACCACGTGAGCAACCCGCACGACGACGGCATCTCCCTGGACACCTACGTCGACTGGCTCGTCGAGGCGGGCCACCGCATCGAACGCATCCCGGACCACGCGACCTGGCTCGCGCGCTTCGAGGCGGCGATGCGGGCGCTGCCGGAGCCCCGGCGGTCGCACTCGCTGCTGCCACTGCTGCACAACCACCAGGAGCCGGAGGTCCCCCGGAACACCGGCATGGCCCCGGCGGAGCGGTTCCGGGCGGCCGTGCGGGAGGCGCGCATCCCACCGGACAAGGACATCCCGCACATCACGCCGTCGGTGATCGTCAAGTACGCCGACAACCTGCGCCAGCTCGGCCTGTTGTGA
- a CDS encoding MerR family transcriptional regulator, with product MAWSTRELADLAGTTLKAVRYYHEIGLLEEPERGANGYKRYRLRHLLRLVRIRRLADLGVPLSDIAAVQESAESAEQVLRALDAELAASIERQQRIRDELAGLLRHRTLLDLPPGFPEAAAALPESDRALLLAYSRVFGSPVMAAVRDLVTLPRAPVDDEFDALSEDADEPTRQALAERMAPEIQRQQRAHPVLADPVAQLNGPHTASVVVQALVERYSPAQLDVLRRATGLLAADGDRPRPD from the coding sequence ATGGCGTGGAGCACGCGTGAACTGGCCGACCTCGCGGGCACCACGCTCAAGGCGGTGCGCTACTACCACGAGATCGGGCTGCTGGAGGAGCCGGAGCGGGGGGCCAACGGCTACAAGCGCTACCGGCTCCGCCACCTCCTCCGGCTGGTGCGCATCCGCAGGCTGGCCGACCTGGGCGTGCCACTCTCCGACATCGCCGCGGTGCAGGAGTCGGCCGAGAGCGCGGAACAGGTCCTGCGAGCCCTGGACGCCGAGCTGGCCGCGAGCATCGAACGGCAACAGCGCATCCGGGACGAACTGGCCGGCCTGCTCCGCCACCGCACCCTGCTGGACCTGCCGCCGGGCTTCCCGGAGGCCGCGGCCGCCCTGCCGGAGTCCGACCGCGCCCTCCTGCTGGCCTACTCCCGGGTCTTCGGCTCCCCGGTGATGGCCGCCGTGCGCGACCTGGTGACCCTCCCGCGCGCACCGGTCGACGACGAGTTCGACGCCCTGTCCGAGGACGCCGACGAGCCCACCCGCCAGGCCCTGGCCGAGCGGATGGCCCCGGAGATCCAGCGGCAGCAACGCGCCCACCCGGTGCTCGCCGACCCCGTCGCGCAGCTGAACGGACCACACACCGCGTCGGTGGTCGTGCAGGCCCTGGTGGAGCGGTACAGCCCGGCGCAGCTGGACGTCCTGCGCCGCGCCACCGGGCTGCTGGCGGCGGACGGTGACCGGCCGCGCCCGGACTGA
- a CDS encoding DUF4177 domain-containing protein, whose amino-acid sequence MATAFEHKVLTYKLGWKGFDYSGMENDLNELGAQGWETVSTIVPSVGAGQSIEIGVILKRARA is encoded by the coding sequence ATGGCAACCGCGTTCGAGCACAAGGTGCTGACCTACAAGCTGGGCTGGAAGGGCTTCGACTACAGCGGCATGGAGAACGACCTCAACGAGCTCGGTGCGCAGGGCTGGGAGACGGTCAGCACCATCGTGCCGAGCGTGGGCGCCGGGCAGTCCATCGAGATCGGCGTCATCCTCAAGCGCGCCCGCGCCTGA
- a CDS encoding alpha/beta hydrolase has product MHLRHQWRRGLALAAAVGLAAAAAPVTAQAAPSAQVEWRDCPPEVAAKAPTLRCATVPVPLDYADPGGTKINLTISKAASPEPARRRGILLTNPGGPGGSGLTLPGDLLSLGLPSSVAERYDIIGMDTRGVGHSTPVSCGFTDDGAYFGNVPPYAEDDAAVVKRAEVAEAVAKQCQANDRDGRLRHLTTANNARDLDQIRIALGEPKASYLGYSYGTALGAAYASMFPGTTDRVVLDSNLGGTALDRDGMRRFALGTEQTFPDFAKWAAARHGSYGLGRTQAEVRGTFDTITQRLAKEPVAGFDNTLFRMVTFGGLYRESSYGRTAALWQSLLRADAQEAQRLLGERKTGGELSAHDNAWTVFLAVTCNDVKWPTDLAAYREGVAEDRVKYPIYGAATANVLPCAYWPFERTEPQVPVNDNGPRNVLVVQNLRDPATPIEGGRLMREKFAQRSKLVTVDGSGHGVYVFGENPCALNTTTTFLTGGGLPARDVSCGAATVSGLVLDEGARQRRAELLAQRTPTP; this is encoded by the coding sequence GTGCATCTGAGACACCAGTGGCGCCGGGGACTGGCCCTGGCGGCAGCAGTGGGACTGGCCGCCGCGGCGGCGCCGGTCACCGCGCAGGCGGCGCCGTCCGCGCAGGTCGAGTGGCGGGACTGCCCGCCCGAGGTGGCCGCCAAGGCGCCCACGCTGCGCTGCGCCACCGTGCCCGTGCCCCTGGACTACGCCGACCCGGGCGGTACGAAGATCAACCTCACCATCTCCAAGGCGGCCAGTCCGGAACCGGCCAGGCGGCGCGGCATCCTGCTGACCAACCCCGGCGGTCCCGGCGGGTCCGGGCTGACCCTGCCCGGCGACCTGCTCTCCCTCGGCCTGCCCAGCAGCGTGGCCGAGCGCTACGACATCATCGGCATGGACACCAGGGGCGTCGGCCACTCCACCCCGGTCAGTTGCGGCTTCACCGACGACGGCGCCTACTTCGGCAACGTCCCGCCCTACGCCGAGGACGACGCCGCGGTGGTGAAGCGGGCCGAGGTCGCCGAGGCGGTGGCCAAGCAGTGCCAGGCCAACGACCGCGACGGCCGGCTGCGCCACCTCACCACGGCCAACAACGCCCGCGACCTGGACCAGATCCGCATCGCGCTCGGCGAGCCCAAGGCCAGCTACCTCGGCTACTCCTACGGCACCGCGCTCGGCGCGGCCTACGCCTCGATGTTCCCCGGCACCACCGACCGCGTGGTGCTGGACAGCAACCTGGGTGGCACCGCGCTCGACCGTGACGGCATGCGCCGCTTCGCCCTGGGCACCGAGCAGACCTTCCCGGACTTCGCGAAGTGGGCGGCGGCCCGGCACGGCTCCTACGGCCTGGGCCGCACGCAGGCCGAGGTGCGCGGGACCTTCGACACCATCACCCAGCGCCTGGCGAAGGAACCGGTCGCCGGGTTCGACAACACCCTGTTCCGGATGGTCACCTTCGGGGGACTCTACCGCGAGTCCTCCTACGGCCGGACGGCCGCGCTCTGGCAGTCTCTGCTGCGCGCCGACGCGCAGGAGGCCCAGCGGCTGCTGGGGGAGCGCAAGACCGGGGGAGAGCTCTCCGCCCATGACAACGCCTGGACCGTGTTCCTCGCGGTGACCTGCAACGACGTCAAGTGGCCCACCGACCTCGCCGCCTACCGCGAGGGCGTGGCCGAGGACCGCGTGAAGTACCCCATCTACGGCGCGGCCACCGCCAACGTGCTGCCGTGCGCCTACTGGCCGTTCGAGCGCACCGAGCCCCAGGTGCCGGTCAACGACAACGGGCCGCGCAACGTCCTGGTGGTGCAGAACCTGCGCGACCCGGCGACCCCGATCGAGGGCGGGCGGCTGATGCGCGAGAAGTTCGCCCAGCGCTCGAAGCTGGTGACCGTCGACGGCAGCGGCCACGGCGTCTACGTCTTCGGCGAGAACCCGTGCGCGCTCAACACCACCACCACGTTCCTCACCGGTGGCGGGCTGCCCGCACGCGACGTCTCCTGCGGGGCCGCCACCGTCTCCGGCCTCGTACTGGACGAGGGTGCCCGGCAGCGGCGCGCCGAGCTCCTCGCACAGCGGACGCCCACCCCGTGA